The proteins below come from a single Eucalyptus grandis isolate ANBG69807.140 chromosome 3, ASM1654582v1, whole genome shotgun sequence genomic window:
- the LOC104455131 gene encoding serine carboxypeptidase-like 20, which produces MGAATRGSDGQINSGQTSRRRAKADRQVATATVRAAAERRCGVGWSSRTEAEAGCGRWAEAQAAAAFERRCNGSGRAEAGASGGQNGDLQGEQRTEAAAEESGAGCWVAARAATSGDERQRGRRRLTSRQEQRSDSRRRGRRALVQARVRRGSGAQAEGDTRSSTLGVAAVVVRPEEGGASDGAAASAATAVATSERHETSVMRGGGWRPDSGGADGRDEILITHVPGFDGSLPSSHYAGYVAIPGNPGKKNLFYYFIASERNPSKDPVVLWLNGGPGCSSFYGFVFEHGPFNFQAGKSNGSLPILQLNPFSWSKVSNIIYLESPCGVGFSYSNNPRNYATGDLQTASDTHAFLLKWFELYPEYLSNPFYISGESYAGVYVPTLASNVVKGIKKGEKPLINFKGYLIGNGIADDEYDGNGHVPFFFGMALISSDIFEDCQATCKGKFYDPPNDRCRQNLLKAYAAVKDLNSYDILEPCYRYPGNKVTSLPLGHHYLGVTEKPLLGKDNMITSSPQSANAFHIPCFNDDFATAWLNNEAVREAIHAAPASVAGPWEICPTRVRRNYTIDTGSMIPYHKSLISEGYRVLIYSGDHDSVVPYTGTQAWTRSLGYKIVDEWRSWISSEQVAGYLQGYDHNLTFLTVKGAGHAVPQYKPRESLDFYTRWLDGKPI; this is translated from the exons ATGGGCGCGGCGACGCGGGGATCGGATGGCCAGATCAACAGTGGGCAGACCAGCAGGCGTCGGGCGAAGGCAGACCGGCaggtggcgacggcgacggtgcGGGCTGCGGCAGAACGGAGGTGCGGCGTCGGCTGGTCGTCGAGGACAGAGGCGGAGGCTGGTTGTGGGCGTTGGGCAGAGGCGCAGGCAGCGGCGGCGTTTGAGCGACGCTGCAACGGCTCGGGCAGAGCAGAGGCAGGGGCGTCGGGAGGGCAGAACGGCGACCTGCAAGGGGAACAGAGAACAGAAGCAGCGGCGGAGGAGTCGGGCGCGGGCTGCTGGGTGGCTGCTCGCGCTGCGACCAGCGGCGACGAACGGCAAAGGGGGCGTCGACGGCTGACGTCCAGACAAGAGCAGCGTTCGGACAGCAGGCGGAGAGGGCGTCGGGCGCTGGTGCAAGCGCGGGTGAGGCGCGGGAGCGGGGCTCAGGCGGAGGGAGACACGCGGTCGTCGACGCTCGGGGTTGCAGCGGTGGTGGTGCGGCCAGAGGAAGGCGGAGCGAGCGACGGAGCGGCGGCGAGCGCGGCGACGGCGGTTGCGACGAGCGAGCGGCATGAGACGTCGGTGATGCGCGGCGGTGGCTGGCGACCGGACTCGGGCGGCGCAGACGGGCGGGATGAG ATCCTCATTACTCACGTTCCAGGCTTTGATGGCTCTTTACCCTCTAGTCATTACGCAGG GTACGTCGCTATACCGGGAAACCCTGGAAAGAAGAATTTGTTCTACTATTTCATTGCGTCTGAAAGGAATCCTAGCAAGGACCCTGTAGTACTGTGGCTTAACGGAGGACCCGGTTGCTCCAGCTTCTATGGTTTTGTTTTCGAACATG GACCATTTAATTTTCAAGCAGGAAAGTCAAACGGAAGCTTGCCCATACTTCAGCTCAATCCCTTCAGCTGGTCTAAG GTCTCCAACATTATCTATTTGGAGTCACCATGTGGAGTGGGTTTTTCATACTCTAACAATCCACGCAATTATGCGACAGGAGACCTTCAAACCGCCTCTGACACTCATGCCTTTCTTCTCAAG TGGTTCGAGCTCTATCCAGAGTACCTTTCAAATCCATTCTACATATCAGGAGAGTCATATGCTGGAGTTTATGTGCCAACTCTTGCCTCCAATGTAGTAAAAG GAATTAAGAAAGGTGAAAAGCCTCTGATCAATTTCAAG GGTTACCTCATTGGAAATGGGATTGCAGATGACGAATACGATGGCAATGGTCATGTGCCTTTCTTCTTCGGTATGGCGCTGATCTCAAGCGACATCTTTGAG GATTGTCAGGCTACATGTAAAGGGAAATTTTATGACCCCCCAAATGACCGATGCCGACAGAATCTTCTCAAGGCTTACGCG GCTGTGAAAGATTTGAATAGCTACGACATTCTTGAGCCATGCTACCGCTACCCAGGCAACAAGGTCACGAGTCTGCCTCTTGGCCACCATTATTTGGGGGTGACTGAGAAGCCTCTC TTAGGAAAGGACAACATGATTACATCGAGTCCCCAGTCGGCAAACGCGTTTCACATCCCATGCTTT AATGATGATTTCGCAACCGCATGGTTAAACAACGAAGCAGTTCGGGAAGCAATCCACGCAGCACCG GCGAGTGTGGCAGGTCCTTGGGAGATATGTCCCACTAGAGTGCGGAGAAACTATACCATCGATACAGGAAGTATGATCCCGTATCACAAAAGTTTGATTTCTGAGGGATACAGGGTACTGATATACAG TGGAGATCATGATTCAGTCGTACCTTACACTGGTACTCAAGCGTGGACCAGGTCACTTGGATACAAAATTGTTGATGAATGGAGATCATGGATCTCCAGCGAGCAGGTCGCTGG GTATCTGCAAGGGTATGACCACAACCTCACATTCCTAACTGTCAAG GGAGCGGGGCATGCGGTCCCTCAATACAAGCCGCGGGAATCATTGGATTTCTATACTCGCTGGCTAGATGGAAAACCAATTTGA